A part of Kitasatospora acidiphila genomic DNA contains:
- a CDS encoding MFS transporter encodes MSSASYRAVFALPRARALFLTGLPARLCYGLLSIPMLLAVRAGTGSYAVAGTAVGLAGLATALLGPLRARLVERRPGALRPMAGCYALLLLLLAAVCTERQPTALVVAVAVLAGACPPPVGPLLRTAWGRLAADEAQRQSMLSLDTATESTVFALGPVLAGVLIAVSSAATVLVVCAVLALVGFGLLPGALRAVPGHVEVRPGRQRTPLLAAGFVPLLGLVLAVAAALSLMEVAMLAAWGTVTTGVLTTLFSIGGVIGGLLYGRLGLPGELTRRPLLLVAAATACYALPALLRGSPAAALGLLLAGGVTDVLLITAYQLVELLVPTGSRTEAGAWVNTAYNLGAAAGASLGGLLVDRAGPLGALAAPAALLVVAVLATAPAVLRRRRTERNATA; translated from the coding sequence ATGTCCAGTGCGTCCTATCGTGCTGTCTTCGCGCTGCCCCGAGCGCGCGCCCTCTTCCTCACCGGCCTGCCGGCCCGGCTCTGCTACGGGCTGCTGAGCATCCCCATGCTGCTCGCGGTTCGGGCCGGCACCGGTTCCTATGCGGTGGCCGGTACCGCCGTCGGCCTGGCCGGGCTGGCCACCGCCCTGCTCGGGCCGCTCCGCGCCCGCCTGGTCGAACGCCGGCCGGGAGCGCTGCGGCCGATGGCCGGCTGCTATGCGCTGCTGCTACTCCTGTTGGCCGCCGTCTGCACCGAGCGGCAGCCGACCGCGCTGGTCGTGGCCGTCGCGGTGCTGGCCGGCGCCTGCCCGCCGCCGGTCGGGCCGCTGCTGCGCACGGCCTGGGGCCGACTCGCGGCCGACGAGGCGCAGCGGCAGTCGATGCTCAGCCTCGACACCGCCACCGAGTCGACGGTCTTCGCTCTCGGGCCGGTGCTCGCCGGGGTGTTGATCGCGGTGTCATCCGCGGCAACCGTGCTGGTGGTGTGCGCGGTGCTGGCGCTGGTGGGCTTCGGATTGCTGCCGGGCGCGTTGCGGGCGGTGCCCGGCCACGTCGAGGTGCGGCCGGGCAGGCAGCGAACTCCTTTGCTGGCAGCGGGATTTGTGCCGCTTCTCGGTCTGGTGCTGGCGGTGGCGGCGGCCCTGTCGCTGATGGAGGTGGCGATGCTGGCCGCCTGGGGCACGGTCACCACCGGGGTGCTCACCACGCTCTTCTCGATCGGCGGCGTGATCGGCGGGCTGCTGTACGGACGCCTCGGCCTGCCCGGCGAGTTGACCCGCCGCCCGCTGCTGCTGGTCGCCGCCGCCACCGCCTGCTACGCCCTCCCCGCACTGCTGCGCGGGAGCCCGGCCGCCGCACTGGGGCTGCTGCTCGCCGGGGGTGTCACGGACGTGCTGCTGATCACCGCCTACCAGCTGGTCGAGTTGCTGGTCCCCACCGGTTCCCGGACCGAGGCGGGCGCCTGGGTCAACACGGCCTACAACCTGGGTGCCGCCGCCGGCGCCTCGCTCGGCGGCCTCCTGGTCGACCGCGCCGGCCCGCTCGGCGCCCTGGCCGCACCCGCCGCACTGCTCGTCGTCGCCGTCCTCGCCACGGCCCCGGCCGTACTGCGGCGCCGCCGTACGGAGAGGAACGCAACGGCCTAA